In the Candidatus Bipolaricaulota bacterium genome, one interval contains:
- the rpoC gene encoding DNA-directed RNA polymerase subunit beta', with product MNILISGDDIKRIKLQFASPSVILSWSHGEVTESETINYRTHKPERGGLYAEEIFGPENDYECACGKYKGKKYEGITCEKCHVLVTDSSVRRVFMGHISLASPVVHFWYLKGVSSLLSRLLGMKKKELQRIAYYETEPLEQALYIVTSSDCKEIRPGETMYTSEVDILSSAFPFTVEQAYYVEDAPRVIADEAGKVTIEERRLKNGEHFKAVVVGSQEYPIVGDVPILVEDGDEIEAETVIAERPVDEICSHTAYRMLVERYGPAVEGEAIDQEVLDSLVFLVTKVKDPAVPLKPGDRLNRLEKRAYERIYPDGFVAMTGAAGIKGLLASLDLEELHRELTERIRQETSAGNRRRLIKQLEVVDQLRASGNDPQDMVLEVIPVLPPALRPMIQLEGGKFATTDLNDLYRRIINRNNRLKKLIDMGAPEVILRNERRMLQEAVDALIHNEKKETPIKGRDNRPLKSLSERIHGKHGRLRRNLLGRRVDYSGRAVIVVDPKLKLSQCGIPKKMALELFKPFILHHLETITFSDFDEIKNKALRGEMPEVWDILDKLIKDHPVLLNRAPTLHRLSIQAFEPVLVDGDAIHIHPFVCPPYNADFDGDQMAVHLPLSPEAIREARELMAAPRNILSPANGEPLSVPTQDPIFAYYYLTLLDEEGKGAGKAFRDLDEARRAYEEGILDLHAPVKIRIDGKIMDTTLGRAELNQFLPPEIRDYNRVFDRRVVKRILTECYDRFGWARTAELLDSLKTIGFKYATQAGLTISITDCLIPPEKEEIIKEAYAVVQRINKMWRLGLATEEERRAAVIRVWRRTVDEVEKATMENLRRHKFNPVYGMVTSGARGGPDQVKQLSGMRGPMAGPSGEIIEMPVISNFREGLDMMEYFISTHGGRKGAADTALKTADSGYLTRRLVDATSDTIVKEHDCGTAQGIDIDPLRFSQYEVMESIEERIYGRVTSQPIIDPETGEVLVAANEWITKEMAHHIGNLQVTIPLKDKSSAERVVGTKSVEEVHDPKTGQVLVKQDELITSHLLELLRAAKVEAITVRPRIVIRSPMTCETKGGVCQLCYGYDMSNHKPVALGTAVGVIAAQSVGEPGTQLTMRTFHTGGVAGEDITQGLPRAEELFEARKTLKSGQAGISPLDGHVTAIVPTHAGKDQIEITSEARTLVLPTLLCKAEPGDELGSVDELLDAGSPCAGEVYILSRSDGAREMFVIDTASGDRAYPLPPNATPCVKDGDRVKEGDPLTERFNIEPIVAEKDGTIRGPEGKSRTFELVTDSGEVFSHEIPYGSRMLVEPGTTVKEGDPLTSRSKPIFIAAEGEGIVRIIPGRIIVYNPDGRAIRFPITQDVSPTKGNGERVREGEPLVRLEVDHAGEALVDRVEPEGEVTRVYLRYKSVVETDQAVVVHVGDKVKKGDLLTKGVVAPHTLLDSAGVNKTREYLITEIHKVYKAQGVDINDKHLEVIIRQILNNVRIVERGDSRFLLGDLVPLEEFQEEVSRLSEWNARARQLQKELIGAEIAEDVVAKGHLIAQAGTELTPEILHAAARAAIETIRVRQGDETIEVPVLEKQLPLGERELLRISKAALQTKGWLSAASFQRTTKVLAEAALRGEADELEGLKPSIIVGKRIPAGTGFPGAQTAEQAVQTVEAAPDDPLTDSED from the coding sequence GTGAACATATTGATCTCTGGGGACGACATTAAGCGGATAAAACTTCAGTTTGCTTCCCCGTCGGTGATACTCAGCTGGTCACACGGAGAGGTGACCGAGTCGGAGACGATCAACTACCGAACCCATAAGCCGGAACGGGGCGGGCTGTACGCCGAGGAGATCTTCGGCCCGGAGAACGACTACGAGTGCGCCTGCGGGAAGTACAAGGGGAAGAAATATGAGGGGATCACATGCGAGAAGTGCCACGTACTCGTCACCGATTCCTCGGTACGGCGCGTGTTCATGGGGCACATCTCCCTAGCGAGCCCGGTCGTTCACTTCTGGTACCTGAAAGGGGTATCGAGCCTGCTGAGCCGGCTTCTGGGGATGAAGAAGAAGGAGTTACAACGGATCGCGTACTACGAGACCGAACCGCTCGAGCAGGCGCTGTACATCGTCACCTCGTCCGACTGCAAGGAGATCCGTCCCGGGGAGACGATGTACACCTCGGAGGTGGACATCCTATCGAGCGCGTTCCCGTTCACGGTGGAACAGGCCTATTACGTGGAGGACGCTCCGCGTGTGATCGCGGACGAGGCCGGAAAGGTGACGATTGAGGAGCGGAGGCTGAAGAACGGGGAGCACTTCAAGGCCGTGGTCGTCGGATCGCAGGAGTACCCGATCGTCGGAGATGTCCCGATATTGGTTGAGGATGGAGATGAAATCGAGGCGGAGACCGTAATCGCCGAGCGTCCGGTAGATGAGATCTGCTCCCATACCGCCTACCGGATGCTCGTCGAGCGTTACGGGCCGGCGGTGGAAGGGGAAGCGATCGATCAGGAGGTACTGGACAGCCTCGTGTTCCTCGTCACCAAGGTCAAGGACCCTGCGGTCCCGCTGAAGCCGGGGGACCGGCTGAACCGGCTGGAGAAACGAGCGTACGAGCGGATCTACCCGGATGGGTTTGTGGCGATGACCGGGGCGGCGGGGATCAAGGGGTTGCTCGCTTCCCTCGACCTCGAGGAGCTGCACCGCGAGCTGACCGAGCGGATCCGTCAGGAGACCTCGGCCGGAAACCGACGCCGCCTGATCAAGCAGCTCGAGGTGGTTGACCAGCTCCGCGCTTCCGGGAACGACCCTCAGGACATGGTCCTCGAGGTGATCCCGGTCCTCCCTCCCGCCCTCCGTCCGATGATCCAGCTCGAAGGGGGAAAGTTCGCCACCACCGACCTGAACGACCTGTACCGTCGGATCATCAACCGTAATAACCGCTTGAAGAAACTGATCGACATGGGAGCTCCTGAGGTGATCCTGCGGAACGAACGGCGGATGCTCCAAGAGGCAGTCGACGCCCTGATCCACAACGAGAAGAAGGAGACCCCGATCAAAGGGAGGGACAATCGTCCGCTCAAGTCCCTCTCCGAACGGATCCACGGGAAGCACGGACGCCTGCGGCGCAACCTGCTCGGCCGCCGCGTCGACTACTCGGGCCGGGCGGTGATCGTGGTCGACCCGAAGCTGAAGCTATCCCAGTGCGGGATTCCAAAGAAGATGGCACTTGAACTGTTCAAGCCGTTCATCCTCCACCACCTGGAGACGATCACCTTCTCCGACTTCGACGAGATCAAGAACAAGGCGCTACGGGGCGAGATGCCGGAGGTATGGGACATTCTGGATAAGTTGATCAAGGACCATCCTGTCCTGTTGAACCGCGCTCCCACCCTGCACCGGCTGTCGATCCAGGCGTTCGAGCCGGTCCTCGTCGATGGAGACGCGATTCACATCCATCCGTTCGTCTGCCCACCGTACAATGCCGACTTCGACGGTGACCAGATGGCGGTACACCTCCCCCTGTCCCCGGAGGCGATCCGAGAGGCGCGGGAGCTGATGGCCGCTCCACGCAACATCCTCTCCCCGGCGAACGGTGAGCCGCTCAGCGTCCCGACCCAGGACCCGATCTTCGCTTATTACTACCTTACCCTGCTCGACGAGGAAGGGAAGGGGGCAGGAAAGGCGTTCCGCGACCTGGACGAGGCGCGGCGCGCGTACGAGGAGGGGATCCTCGACCTGCACGCCCCGGTGAAGATCCGGATCGATGGAAAGATCATGGACACCACCCTCGGCCGTGCCGAGTTGAACCAGTTCCTCCCTCCTGAAATCCGCGATTACAACCGCGTATTCGACCGCCGGGTTGTAAAACGGATCCTTACTGAATGCTACGATCGGTTCGGCTGGGCCCGTACCGCTGAGCTCCTCGACAGTCTGAAGACGATCGGGTTCAAGTACGCCACCCAGGCCGGACTGACGATCTCGATCACCGATTGCCTCATCCCGCCGGAGAAGGAGGAGATCATCAAGGAGGCCTACGCCGTAGTGCAGCGGATCAACAAGATGTGGCGACTCGGTCTCGCGACCGAGGAGGAGCGCCGAGCTGCAGTGATCCGCGTCTGGCGGCGGACGGTCGATGAAGTCGAGAAAGCGACGATGGAGAACCTGCGTCGCCACAAGTTCAATCCGGTGTACGGGATGGTCACGTCCGGGGCGCGGGGAGGGCCGGACCAGGTCAAGCAGCTCTCCGGGATGCGCGGTCCGATGGCCGGTCCATCCGGAGAGATCATCGAGATGCCGGTCATTTCCAACTTCCGCGAGGGGTTGGACATGATGGAGTACTTCATCTCCACCCACGGGGGGCGGAAAGGGGCGGCCGACACCGCGCTCAAGACCGCAGACTCCGGTTATCTGACGCGCCGGCTCGTCGATGCCACTTCGGACACGATCGTCAAAGAGCACGATTGCGGCACCGCGCAGGGGATAGACATCGACCCTCTCCGGTTCAGTCAGTACGAGGTGATGGAGTCGATCGAGGAGCGGATCTACGGGAGGGTGACAAGCCAACCGATCATCGATCCGGAGACCGGGGAGGTCCTCGTCGCGGCGAACGAGTGGATCACCAAGGAGATGGCGCACCACATCGGCAACCTTCAGGTGACCATCCCGCTCAAGGACAAGTCCAGCGCTGAACGGGTGGTCGGGACGAAGAGCGTGGAGGAAGTGCACGACCCGAAGACCGGCCAGGTCTTGGTCAAGCAGGATGAGCTGATCACCTCTCACCTGCTCGAGCTCCTACGCGCAGCCAAGGTGGAGGCGATCACGGTCCGCCCACGGATCGTGATCCGCTCTCCGATGACCTGCGAGACCAAGGGCGGGGTCTGCCAGCTCTGCTACGGATACGACATGAGTAACCACAAGCCGGTCGCCCTCGGGACGGCGGTCGGGGTGATCGCCGCTCAGTCGGTCGGTGAACCCGGAACCCAGTTGACGATGCGGACGTTCCACACTGGTGGAGTCGCCGGTGAGGACATCACCCAAGGGCTCCCGCGCGCTGAGGAGCTGTTCGAGGCGCGCAAGACGCTGAAGAGCGGCCAGGCCGGGATCTCCCCCCTCGACGGGCACGTAACCGCGATCGTTCCTACCCATGCGGGCAAGGATCAGATCGAGATCACGAGTGAGGCACGTACCCTCGTCCTCCCGACCCTCCTGTGCAAGGCGGAGCCCGGTGACGAACTTGGAAGTGTGGACGAGCTCCTTGATGCGGGAAGCCCGTGTGCAGGCGAGGTCTACATCCTCTCCCGCTCCGATGGGGCACGAGAGATGTTCGTGATCGACACCGCCTCCGGCGATCGGGCTTATCCCCTCCCTCCGAACGCCACTCCGTGCGTCAAGGACGGAGACCGGGTCAAGGAGGGGGATCCCCTCACCGAGCGGTTCAACATCGAGCCGATCGTGGCGGAGAAGGACGGGACGATCAGGGGGCCGGAGGGGAAATCGCGCACCTTCGAGCTCGTAACCGATTCCGGAGAGGTGTTCTCTCATGAAATCCCATACGGGTCACGGATGCTCGTCGAGCCGGGAACGACCGTGAAGGAGGGCGACCCCCTCACCTCGCGCTCTAAGCCGATCTTCATCGCTGCCGAGGGAGAGGGAATCGTCCGCATTATCCCGGGGAGGATCATCGTCTATAACCCGGATGGGAGGGCCATCCGCTTCCCCATAACCCAGGATGTCTCCCCGACCAAAGGGAACGGGGAGAGGGTACGAGAAGGGGAACCGCTCGTCCGCCTCGAGGTCGACCATGCCGGGGAAGCGCTCGTCGATCGGGTGGAGCCGGAAGGCGAGGTAACCCGTGTCTACCTCCGCTACAAGAGCGTGGTCGAGACCGATCAGGCGGTCGTCGTCCACGTGGGGGACAAGGTGAAGAAGGGAGACCTCCTCACCAAGGGGGTGGTCGCTCCCCATACCCTCCTCGACTCGGCCGGGGTGAACAAGACGCGTGAGTACCTGATCACCGAGATCCACAAGGTGTACAAGGCGCAGGGAGTGGACATCAACGACAAGCACCTGGAAGTGATCATCCGTCAGATCCTGAACAACGTGCGGATCGTGGAGCGGGGGGATTCCCGCTTCCTCCTCGGGGACCTCGTCCCGCTCGAGGAATTCCAGGAGGAAGTAAGCCGCCTCTCGGAGTGGAACGCTCGCGCACGTCAGCTGCAGAAGGAGCTGATCGGGGCGGAAATCGCGGAAGACGTCGTTGCCAAGGGACACCTGATCGCCCAGGCCGGGACGGAATTGACCCCAGAGATCCTTCACGCCGCTGCCCGGGCGGCGATCGAGACGATCCGCGTGCGGCAGGGAGACGAAACGATCGAGGTCCCGGTGTTGGAGAAACAGCTCCCGCTCGGGGAGAGGGAACTCCTGCGCATCTCCAAGGCCGCCCTGCAGACGAAGGGATGGCTGTCAGCCGCCTCGTTCCAACGGACGACCAAGGTCCTCGCGGAGGCAGCCCTGCGCGGGGAGGCGGACGAGCTCGAAGGGCTCAAGCCGAGCATCATCGTGGGGAAGAGGATCCCGGCTGGGACCGGGTTCCCTGGGGCACAGACCGCTGAGCAGGCAGTGCAGACGGTCGAAGCGGCTCCGGATGATCCCTTGACAGACTCCGAGGACTGA
- the rpsG gene encoding 30S ribosomal protein S7 encodes MQIPGRDVKPDIKYNSKLLSKLINYVMLDGKKSVAERIVYEALERIEKRSEVPPLEVVNTAVANCSPRLEVRTRRVGGANYQVPYEVPPDRQTALALRWIVKAARERGERTMAERLAAEILNAANKEGKAYGKRLEAHRMAEANRAFAHYRW; translated from the coding sequence ATGCAGATCCCAGGTCGTGACGTCAAACCGGACATCAAATACAACAGCAAGCTCCTCTCCAAGTTGATCAACTACGTGATGCTCGACGGGAAGAAATCCGTCGCCGAGCGGATCGTGTACGAAGCCTTGGAACGGATCGAGAAGCGGAGCGAAGTTCCCCCCCTTGAAGTGGTGAACACCGCGGTCGCCAATTGTTCCCCCCGCCTCGAGGTGCGCACCCGCCGCGTCGGGGGGGCCAACTACCAGGTGCCATACGAGGTTCCGCCCGACCGTCAGACCGCACTCGCCCTGCGTTGGATCGTGAAAGCAGCGCGCGAGCGTGGCGAACGAACGATGGCCGAGCGCCTCGCCGCTGAGATCCTGAACGCAGCGAACAAAGAGGGCAAAGCGTACGGTAAGCGTCTCGAAGCCCATCGGATGGCCGAGGCGAACCGCGCCTTCGCCCACTACCGCTGGTAA
- a CDS encoding 30S ribosomal protein S12, with product MPTINQLIRLGRKPKGKKSKAPALSSCPQRRGVCTRVYTRTPKKPNSALRKVARVRLSNGKEVTAYIGGEGHNLQEHSMVLVRGGRVKDLPGVRYHIIRGTMDAEGVEGRRQGRSKYGTKRS from the coding sequence ATGCCGACGATTAATCAACTAATTAGATTGGGACGTAAGCCGAAGGGGAAGAAGAGCAAGGCTCCGGCCCTTTCCTCGTGTCCGCAGCGGCGTGGGGTATGCACCCGCGTGTACACTCGCACGCCGAAGAAGCCGAATTCCGCGTTGCGGAAGGTAGCGCGTGTCCGATTGAGCAACGGAAAGGAAGTCACGGCTTACATCGGAGGAGAAGGGCACAACCTGCAGGAGCACTCGATGGTGCTGGTGCGCGGCGGTCGTGTCAAGGACCTCCCTGGGGTTCGCTACCACATCATCCGCGGCACGATGGACGCCGAGGGAGTGGAGGGGCGCCGCCAGGGGCGGTCCAAGTACGGGACGAAGAGGAGCTGA
- the rpsJ gene encoding 30S ribosomal protein S10, with amino-acid sequence MAREKIRIKLRGYDHELVDSSVRKIVEAAKETRAKISGPIPLPTRRRIYTVLRSPHIDKRSMEHFERKIHTRLLDIKEPTSETINALMDIELPTGIDIEIKL; translated from the coding sequence ATGGCGAGAGAGAAGATAAGAATTAAACTGCGGGGCTATGACCACGAGCTGGTGGACAGTTCTGTTCGCAAGATCGTGGAGGCGGCGAAGGAGACGCGGGCCAAGATATCCGGACCGATACCGCTCCCCACGAGAAGGCGGATTTACACGGTCCTCCGTTCCCCGCACATCGACAAGCGGTCGATGGAGCACTTTGAACGGAAGATTCACACCCGTTTGCTCGACATCAAGGAGCCGACCTCGGAGACGATCAACGCCCTGATGGATATCGAACTCCCTACGGGGATCGATATCGAGATCAAGCTATAA
- a CDS encoding FmdB family transcriptional regulator: MPFYRYECEDCGFEFKILHVNGNKEEPICPQCGSTRVRRLLPRIGVVYKGSGYYTTDYRKKSKAPSGSGAESKKKEPASDTKADA; this comes from the coding sequence ATGCCATTTTACCGTTACGAATGCGAAGATTGCGGATTTGAATTTAAGATTTTGCATGTTAATGGCAATAAAGAAGAACCGATCTGCCCGCAGTGCGGGAGCACCCGGGTGCGACGCCTCCTCCCTCGCATTGGGGTCGTATACAAAGGAAGCGGATACTACACCACCGATTACCGGAAGAAGAGCAAGGCCCCATCCGGTTCCGGGGCCGAATCCAAGAAGAAGGAACCGGCGAGCGATACCAAGGCAGACGCATAA
- the fusA gene encoding elongation factor G — protein sequence MSSADNVGLEKVRNIGIIAHIDAGKTTTTERILYYTGRTHKMGEVHEGDTEMDWMQQERERGITITSAATTCPWKGHRINIIDTPGHVDFTAEVERSLRVLDGGVVIFSGVEMVESQSEAVWHQADRYGIPRIAFVNKLDRAEADYYGTLRMIEERLGGRTVPLQIPYQDEDRRLLGMIDLIEQRLIVWDQESKGKKFELLPVPESLAEEVARYREQALERVAEHDDRVMEQYLERGDVDPELFHAGLRRGCIEKRLIPVLGGAAFQNQGVQPLLDAIVRYLPSPVDIPPIAGVNGEGIRRADPSEPFAALAFKVVTDRYAGRLVFVRVYSGTVKVGETILNSSTGKKIRLTKIFRMHADKRTPLDATAAGDIVAVVSSSPINTGDTLCDPKAPILLEKIQFPEPVVFVAVEPRTEAEQDALEDGLRKLAAEDPTFRVSVDETTNQTIIAGMGELHLEVLIRRLREELGVQALVGPPQVAYRETLREAVEVEERFERQTAGRGQYAHVIIRFEPLPRGSGFRFTDAIKEDEIPREYRAVVETTLRETLTNGPLAGYPLVDIGATLVGGSFHPVDSSEIAFRAAAAGALHKAYEEGTFDLLEPIMEGEVITPGEYLGEVLEDLSRRRGEIRELKSRGTVQIISVAVPLAETFGYATQLRSLTQGRASYTLRVTRYEVVPERLKEEIIRRRGY from the coding sequence ATGTCCAGCGCCGATAATGTGGGCTTGGAGAAGGTCCGCAACATCGGGATCATTGCCCACATCGACGCCGGAAAGACGACCACTACCGAGCGGATCCTCTATTACACCGGTCGCACCCACAAGATGGGTGAGGTGCATGAAGGGGATACCGAGATGGACTGGATGCAGCAGGAACGGGAGCGAGGGATCACCATCACCTCCGCCGCGACCACCTGCCCGTGGAAGGGACATCGGATAAACATCATCGACACCCCGGGGCACGTTGACTTCACCGCCGAGGTGGAGCGGTCTCTGCGCGTCCTCGATGGCGGAGTGGTCATCTTCTCCGGGGTGGAGATGGTCGAATCCCAATCCGAGGCGGTCTGGCATCAGGCCGACCGCTACGGGATCCCGCGTATCGCGTTCGTCAACAAGCTCGATCGCGCCGAGGCGGACTACTACGGGACCCTGCGCATGATCGAGGAACGGCTCGGGGGGAGGACCGTCCCGCTGCAGATTCCGTACCAGGACGAGGACCGCCGCCTGCTGGGGATGATCGACCTGATCGAGCAGCGGCTGATCGTCTGGGACCAGGAATCGAAGGGGAAGAAGTTCGAACTCCTCCCGGTCCCGGAGTCTCTTGCTGAAGAGGTCGCCCGTTACCGGGAACAGGCGCTCGAGCGGGTAGCCGAGCATGACGACCGAGTGATGGAGCAGTACCTGGAGAGGGGAGATGTCGATCCGGAGCTGTTCCACGCCGGACTGCGGCGAGGATGCATCGAGAAGCGGTTGATCCCGGTCCTCGGCGGGGCGGCGTTTCAGAACCAGGGAGTGCAACCCCTCCTCGATGCGATCGTCCGCTACCTTCCCTCTCCGGTCGATATCCCCCCAATTGCCGGGGTGAACGGGGAGGGAATTCGCCGTGCTGATCCCAGCGAGCCGTTTGCCGCGCTCGCGTTCAAGGTAGTGACGGACCGCTATGCCGGGAGGCTCGTGTTCGTCCGGGTCTATTCCGGAACGGTCAAGGTAGGGGAGACGATCCTCAACTCCTCCACCGGCAAGAAGATCCGCCTCACCAAGATCTTCCGCATGCACGCCGACAAGCGGACCCCGCTCGACGCGACCGCGGCCGGGGACATCGTCGCTGTGGTCAGTTCAAGCCCGATCAATACCGGCGATACCCTCTGCGATCCCAAAGCTCCGATCCTGCTCGAGAAGATCCAGTTTCCCGAACCGGTCGTGTTCGTAGCGGTGGAACCGCGCACCGAGGCCGAACAGGACGCCCTCGAGGATGGGCTGCGCAAGCTCGCCGCCGAGGACCCCACGTTCCGGGTATCGGTCGACGAGACCACGAACCAGACGATCATCGCCGGGATGGGGGAACTCCACCTTGAGGTCCTGATCCGCCGCCTGCGCGAGGAGCTCGGGGTGCAGGCCCTGGTCGGCCCGCCCCAGGTCGCCTACCGCGAGACACTCCGGGAGGCGGTCGAGGTGGAAGAGAGGTTCGAGCGCCAGACGGCAGGGCGGGGACAGTATGCACACGTCATCATCCGGTTCGAGCCGCTTCCGCGCGGGAGCGGGTTTCGGTTTACCGACGCGATAAAAGAGGATGAAATCCCTCGTGAGTACCGCGCGGTCGTGGAGACAACCCTACGGGAGACGTTGACAAATGGCCCCCTCGCCGGTTATCCTTTAGTGGACATCGGGGCCACCCTGGTTGGTGGGTCTTTTCACCCGGTCGATTCCTCGGAGATTGCCTTCCGCGCGGCTGCTGCCGGTGCACTCCATAAGGCGTATGAGGAGGGGACTTTTGACCTTCTCGAGCCGATCATGGAGGGAGAGGTGATCACCCCCGGGGAATATTTGGGTGAGGTACTGGAGGATCTTTCGCGTCGCCGCGGGGAGATCCGTGAGTTGAAATCGCGGGGGACGGTTCAGATCATATCGGTCGCCGTCCCGCTGGCGGAGACCTTCGGGTACGCAACGCAGTTGCGTTCGCTCACCCAAGGTAGGGCGAGTTATACCCTGCGGGTGACGCGGTACGAGGTCGTGCCGGAGAGGTTGAAGGAAGAAATAATAAGACGTAGAGGTTACTAG
- the rplC gene encoding 50S ribosomal protein L3: MALGIMARKIGMTQVFVEDRAVGATVIVAPPCTVVRVKTEETDGYNALQLGYEEIPARKVKKPILGQFEKAGVPPHRYLFEVRVDDPSSYNVGDKVGVDIFSAGEKVDVTGISRGLGFQGVMKRWNFAGGPKTHGSNFHRRPGSVGQCVEPGRVVKGRKLPGHAGARQVTVKGLRVIKVDPERNLIVLLGSTPGARGTLLKLRKSHG; the protein is encoded by the coding sequence ATGGCTCTAGGAATAATGGCGCGAAAGATTGGGATGACGCAGGTCTTCGTCGAGGACCGCGCCGTCGGGGCGACGGTGATCGTCGCTCCGCCGTGCACGGTGGTGAGGGTGAAGACTGAGGAGACGGACGGCTACAACGCCCTTCAACTCGGTTATGAGGAGATCCCAGCCCGGAAGGTGAAGAAGCCGATCCTCGGGCAGTTCGAGAAGGCCGGGGTCCCGCCGCATCGTTACCTGTTCGAGGTCAGAGTCGATGACCCCTCTTCCTACAACGTGGGAGATAAGGTGGGGGTCGACATCTTCTCCGCGGGGGAGAAGGTGGATGTAACCGGGATCTCACGCGGACTCGGGTTCCAGGGGGTTATGAAGCGGTGGAACTTCGCCGGCGGACCGAAGACACACGGTTCCAACTTCCACCGCCGTCCCGGTTCGGTCGGGCAGTGCGTGGAACCGGGACGCGTCGTCAAGGGGCGCAAGCTCCCCGGACATGCAGGGGCGCGGCAGGTGACAGTTAAGGGGTTGCGCGTCATCAAGGTCGATCCGGAGAGGAACCTGATCGTGCTCCTCGGTTCCACCCCGGGGGCGCGTGGGACGTTGCTCAAGCTGAGGAAGAGCCATGGTTGA